The segment aacTTGTTTCTTTCTATactatatatacctataatcaatatacatatataaatttatgcttaaataaataaagtttcaaTATGCAAGTATATACATTATACCTTGAAATTTCACCTATATACATTTGCAATTACAATAAacatgatgaattaaaaacaaatacatgcgtatatatatataaatataaatgccAAGTTAACGAcgatgtcattattttttccgAGGTGTGATGGTACTgccattaattatatatatacaatattatataaatatttggaCTTGAAAAGCTACAacgtgaataaaaataataaattcgttCAAGGATAATTTTAGCATTCTACATTCCTAATAAAGTATAATAAGTTATAATAAGTAATTATGTTTACTTATTtcattgtgttattattaaattaaagaaatttatttacacatattcGGGTCAATCTCacaatccttttttttaaaaaaacgtggAGTCGGATTTATAGTCGGAGTCGGACTTAAGGTCAAAGTTGGAGCTGGTGCAAGTacatattgttgaattttacaatCTAGGTTTTTATCTACTTATTTgtactattattaaattaaaaaaatttatttacacatattcAGGTCAATCTGAGAAtcctttttttgaaaaaatcgtATAGTCGGATTTAAGGTCGGAGTCGGACTTAAGGTCAAAATTGGAGATGATGCAACtagatattgttgaattttaaaatttatatgtttctcatttaattgtgttattattaaattaaaaaaatttatttacacatattcAGGTCAATCTGAggatccttttttttaaaaaaacgtatatataatatatatagagtCGGATTTAAGGTCGGAGTCAGACTTAAGGTCAAAATTGGAGCTGGTGCAACtagatattgttgaattttaaaatttgaatgtttACTCATTtcattgtgttattattaaattaaaaaaattcatttacacATATTCAGGTAAATATATCTCAGaatcctttttttaaaaaaaacgtagaGTCGGATTTAAGGTCAGAGTCAGACTTAACGTCAAAGTTGGAGCTGGTGCAAGtagatattgttaaattttacaatctaggtttttatctatttatttgtattattattaatttaagaaaatttatttacacatattcAGATCAATCTGAGaatcctttttttaaaaaaaacatagagtcGGATTTAAGGTCGGAGTTGGACTTAAGTCAAAGTTGGAGATGATGCAACtagatattgttgaattttaaaatctaGGTGTTTATCTATGTTATTggtgttattgttaaataaaaaaagtttattcacACATATTTCGGTCAATAAAGAACTTAAGTAATTAGGTAATTAGGACTTACATTGAGAAGTTACTTATTTCatcagataaaattttttttatttgactctGATATATATCCAAAGGTtggcaaatgaaaataaattttagaattataaaaataaaacaacaataaatattttatatagattagaaatattttgaaaaattattatatctattATTCAATGAGTTGCCATGTTTTCGTATAGGTCACGTGATGGCATTCCCCCTATAACGGCTCACTATTACTTTCGAACACAGTGAACCAATCCGATGTGTATATCTTATATTTAAGTAAGCGTACGCCCCAAAGCGAATGAAAAAAGAAGCGATGATATAtatagacgaaaaaaaaaaagtacgacaatctgaaagaaaaaaaaaaaaaacgtgacgGATTGGCGTATTTTTATAGGTTTAAGATTTTTTCCCAAAATAgatagaaatttttcaaagacaaattgaagaagaattgaaagaaaattaaagacGAATGAGAGATAAATTGTACAACTATTAACAacgaataactttttaaatttttttgaataaatatctaCTTGCACCGATTTCGACTCaacattttcttttgaatatgGATTCTAAGATTGACCGGAATATGTgcaaataaattgtttgaatTCAATCATATAACacaaataaatagataaaaaccTAGATTGTATAgaattcaacaatatctacTAGCACCAGCTTTAACTTTGATCTTGACTTCAACTGCGACCTTTAATCCGACactacgtttttttttcaaaaaaaagattttgagATTGACCCGAATAtgtgttaataaatttgtttaatttaataataacacaattaaatgagaaacatataaattttaaaattcaacaatatctaGTTGCATCATCTCCAACTTTGACTTAAGTCCAACTCCGACCTTAAATCCGACTctacgtttttttaaaaaaaaggattctGAGATTGACCCgaatatgtgtaaataaatttttttaatttaataataacacaattaaatgagtaaacattgaaattttaaaatttaacaatatctaCTTGCACCAGCTCCAATTTTGACCTTAAGTCCGACTCCGACCTTAAATCCGACtctacttttttaattttttttaaaaaaaggattCTGAGATTGACCTGAATATgtgtaaatgaatttttttaatttaataataacacaatgaAATGAGTaaacattcaaattttaaaattcaacaatatctatAGTTGCACCAGCTCCAATTTTGACCTTAAGTCTGACTCCGACCTTAAATCCGACTctacgtttttttaaaaaaaaggattctGAGATTGACCCgaatatgtgtaaataaatttttttaatttaataataacacaaataaatagataaaaatctagattgtaaaattcaacaatatctacTTGCACCAGCTCCAACTTTGACCTTAAATCCGACTCCTACCTTACATCCGACTCtactttttctttaaaaaaagatttctGAGATTGACCTGAATATgtgtaaatgaaattttttaatttgataataacacAATGAAATAAGTAagcattcaaattttaaaattcaacaatatctacTTGCACCAGCTCCAACTATGACCATAAGTCCGACTCTGACTCCGACTCTGACCTTAAGTCTGACTCTACGTTTGTTTTATCTGTTCTGTGCATGATTCAAAATTACAGTATCCaaacttaaaattaaatgttcaGTACTTAAATTTCAATGCATATAACGTACTTGAAATGTTCatgaaattttatgttttttttaaaaaatgtatacagtAAAGTTCTATGAATACGCATATTACTTCAAATTTACACGATTATGCATGAATTTTAGTTTACAgcccaaaaaatataatttcacatgaaaaaaaaagaaattcaatgCTTAATATACACGAAGCATGTTAGAAATTTACGTTTATTTCCAACTGGAGTGAAGGAGAGTAAACTTTGGTAGTGGGTTCTGGGAGGATTTTTTCGTCCAACCACGTCAAGAATTGATCCTATCCCCTGGGCGTAAATTTTCGCCCAATCGCGTCGACAATTCACGCCCAGTGTGGTTGTAGGCGCAGAATCAGAAAGAACCTAGCATCGTCATCCGCTTCGGAGTCTCAAGAATAATAAGATCATTAGAATATACAAACAAGTATACTAACAATCAAATATCAACATTTCTGCCAGGAGTGttcgaaacttttttttcaatcaaatataatGTGCATTGCAATTATAAGCAGTATGTATTATGTTACAACAGtacttgtaaaataaaaaaaataatttttatgaaaaatgtcTTTTGGtttatttgacaatatttttttttctattataattttataattgccCTTGCCTacaaatagaatttttaaataaactagaGCGACTCCGTGCCTTTGGCACGTGATCGTATATATATTCTTATATGTGTCTTTATTGTAAccattttattcattgtaatttttatcaataactttttttattttccttaacTCATTGCGAATACCTCCATGCCAATTCTATTATCCTGATATACAAAACTTCAATTTTTGCTATAAATTCTGATAGTTTTTCCAATAGTTccggaaaaataaacaattacgctttttttcatttcttcgAGAACCTCTTTGTCTGTTCTATATTCCTGATAtacaaatcgaaattttttttttcaagtatgagcgaaatataaaatttaggaggtaaatttttaaaaacatcgAATACCTCTTTtgtcattctatgttcctgatacggatcggtaaaatttttttgaagtatcaagaaataatataaaaataaaatataaattatatcatataattaataaagattatgtataaagataaaatgaatgagagaaattattaaaaatcccaaatacctctttgcccaCTCTATTATCCTGATACACATACAAAACATTCTTTTGTTttcgatttttaatatttttccactatagtttgaaaaaagataacaaaaaaaggcACTTCGTAGTATGACCCAAAAAATACCTTTTTCCCTCTTCTATGCATCTAATCAAACAGCCTTTTTCtatctataatattttaatgtttttatcgTATAGttccaaaaaaatacaatagatggcgcttcgtagtgtaatcaaaaaaatacctcttttcttgTTCTATACTCTTGATCAAACAGCCtttttctatctatgatatttcaatatttttactatatagttctaaaaaatacaatagatGACCTAAAAAATACCTCTCTTTTCTTGTTCTATACTCCTGATAcaaatcgaatttttttttttttcaaagtatcaggcaaacaaaaaattgaggtggtaagttttaaaaaataccgaATACCTCTTTGGTCATTCTGTGTTCTTGAtacaaatcaaatttttttttttttctaaagtatgagggaaatataaaattgaggaggtaaatttttaaaaatatcgaatACCTCCTTAGTTATTCTATGTTCTTATTAcaaatcgaattttttttttttataagtaataatagcaaatataaaatctaggaggtgaatttttaaaaacatagtTTACCTCTTTAGTCATCttatgttcctgatacaaatcggtaaaatttttttcttaaaatatcaGGCTAACCGAAAACTGAAGaagtaattttcaaaaatttaacttaTAATTTATTAGGAATGTAGAATGCTAAAGAAGGTGGtatcgaattttttaaatacttaacataaaaataagttTACTATTTGAACAAAAGAGCGATTCGGTATTTCTGGTGCTGATTGTACATAATCTTATGTATTTTGGTTATATATTATGACTTTATCtatcataatcataattttatcaattgctattcttattttctatttgtatatataacccaaataaaattataattgccGAAAAAAAACGTAGCAACCACACAACAACATATAGCAACGTGTCAATCTGagagaaaaaacaacaaaaggataattataaacaaatgctaaaaaattttaactaatcAGATTACGAAGAGAATGCGGTCAATTGTCgtttttataatagaaaaaaaatgaaatgtcgagtattggaaaaaaaacatgatattatttttctattatttgaaataaaatatttaaattatttcaaaaatattggtgataaaatattgttatttgttatgCAACTGCAGTATAACTATATAATAATgttgtttgttattttgattcatTTACAGTACGATATggttacaaaataaaaaataattatcgtgAAAAAATGACACAAAAAAGACATGTCATTGCTGGACTCTGTAGAAggattgcatttattttacttgCAGTGATTATTCTAGCAATGATAAGTCAGGATAGCACTATATAGTAACATTATACGGCCATCTCAAGAAGTATATAAGTTTAATaatcttaataattttaattttatatcaatttatacatttgtcaattaaaaaaattaaagaatataataaataagctataattataaatagcttattacatatacatatgtactCCTCATATTTTTCCGAAAAATatacattcaaaaataaaaataataatttacttacgactatatacttatttttaatataaaaaataaattattacaattatactTCTATACTTCTATGTATATTTCTTTGcttatttaaaagataaaaaaaatctcctACCCATTTGACAATCAACCAATGGGATTTAATTGTTGGCCTAGTTAAAGATGGTCTTATTGTCGGACTTATTGTTAAGTgtaaaataataccatttgtacgatttttagttgcctgatcagcaGCAATAACCAAGTCATTTACAATATTACCTGCAGGTAATATACCTGTTTCTACGACATAGATTTCTTCAAGATCTgggttatttttaataaattgaataataccagcaTTCGTAAGTTTCTTGCAAAAAGAACAATGCAATATTTTTAAgccttttaatttaataataaagtcGTCTGTAATATTAGTAGAATCTACGTTtagttcttttaaattttccaagtttATTAAAGCAGCAAAAGCTGTTTCAGTAATAGCTTCGTGATTTcgaatatgtaaaatttttagatttttacaattattagcaattgCAATAATTGTACTATCTTCAAGATTTGTTTCACGtgggtaattttttaatttacgtaaattaagatgttcaagatattgcaATTTCGATAACTCATCAAGAACAGATGGAGAAGAAAGTGGCTCACCATCAATAGATGGTACTAAACAGCTATCAGGAATttctaaacgtttaagttttttacaattgttggaaattgcaattattgatTTCTCACTGAGGATAACGTTAATAAGCAATATTAaactttcaagattttttaacTCTGTTAACTTATTTAGAGCagtttcatttataattttatcaggataatatattttcaaatgttttaaattcttgcaatattcaacaattgtatttgctaCATCAGGCATAATATTACAAGTAATACCAAGATATTCCAAGTTTTGAaagtttatccattttttgCGAGGAATTTTAGCTATGTCGTAAAGAGCAGGTGgcatatcaagatgttttagatttttgcatgtacaaaaaatagtattgagtACTTTTGTAGAAAAGTTATTCTTCAGtgcacataaaaaattatacgcCACGGCTAGTGTTAGGttaatatattccaaattaacaagtttatcaaatagaaaaaagctTTCGGGTATATCATATAGTCGAATGTTAAGATAaacaagtgttgttttttCTGCAATTTCTTGAAGAATCATGCTGTCTAAAAAACTACAGCCATGCAATGTCAATTcttgaagatttttaaattttttaaaagtctgaaaataatagaaatttatttaaattatcattgtatTCATTCAATTGATATGTTGTTTGCCACTGCAGATGGTAAACAACTAAAGTTGGTATTCAATAACAACGTACTATAGATACTATTTCTTTTGGGCGTACCCAAGGTTcagaaattaaatgaatttgtttaatttcttctggaagactattaattattccaaataaattaaatgtttcatCTTTCTTGTCATCATCAAtcgttattattttgatgcattttaatttatctaactgtgtaaatgcttgaaTGAAATCATCAGCACGATAATTTAACGTATAGATGTGAAATTTACattcaagacttgttaaatttttacagtgttCACCAATAAAtggcatgatacttgaatTGCAAACTTTTGAGAGAAACAATTCTTTGAGATAATTGccacatcttaataatattttctggaGGTttgattgtgtcaacaaacaATTATCATAAGAACGTCCAAGTGATGatttacatttgtattttttaatgtcataccaagctagttgacatgcctctttccattttgTACAAACTACAATAAaacatatcaaatttaaaaattaataatacaaataacattgatattttattaacaaaaaaaaaataatttttattttaataataatattcaccttTTTCCATTTCTATAATTTCTGGTATTGGCAGCAACGAGATGATTTTTGCTAATGAGTCGTAGTCCAGTGAGTTGATGACAACTTTTGGATCCTTGTCACCAACATCAGAAGTTTGTTGGTCTTTTTCAATACATATCCTCTTTGCACTCATTTCGAGTAAATACTGAAAATGTTCTCGTTATATAACGTCTTCAAAAACCtgagatatttttaatatagaaaaatatgttgttgtttcttgatctttttttttattaacaaaaatccaaatatttttttaaacacaacTTAAAGGTTAAAAACACGTgggacactttttttttttttttttttttaatattagctTTCTCTCAGCCACCTTCAGCATAATCTTTACCTGGAACTCCAGGTGAACGAGTCCCTGcagcttttataattttttgaaaattcgtTCTAAAGTCGATAAGTAAAATTCTACATCCTGTTAAATACATGGAACGATATATCAAATTAACTGTAGGTATAGaacaattatcaacaaaaaaaaaaaaaaaaaaaaaaatttaattattaattaaaagattaattattaatttatatctgAAGTAATTTatcacataaaataattattccatatttaattcacatttaacaacttaattaatttaaacaataaaaacactaaaaaaattttgttatttatctcttttcaagtttttttatttataaagtattatcaataaacaatattatttaatggaatatttatttattgagaaataactatttatatattttttaaaaactattttgcacaaaaattatttaaaactttttattaaataaatcaatcaaaaatacatttttcaatattaattaaacaattaaaatgttgacagtaaaataaatttgaaaataaattctttttcttctcaaataataaatttaaaaaaaaaatactataaataACCATCCAGATTTTAGGTCGttgttatattttctaaaattttatcagtTGAATCAGGTGTTTTTGATgctattattgtaataattgttttcaaatgttgttattattattaagttgtacttattattttttttctaccaaaatttggtagagaaaaaaatgatataattcTTGAAGAACCTCTTGACCTTGATGCGTGTTTTAAACATTGTTTTATGTGCAATTAATGATCATCTGGTTTTTCGATAATTAATTGTTCAGCAATTtcctaattaaaaaaatttataataatacttataaataattataaataattcatgaaTTTCATGTTTTCCCTTCTAAGGAATAAATCTTGGTGGAATTCtcaatggttttttttctgGCATCATCAGatgcatattttatttttaacatattttatttttttacagatatatGATAgagcaaataaaaatagagactgcaattgaaatatttaacagCCAATTTTAAAAAgcgatttattttaaattctttaatttttttttttctcttttcttttCGACAGGCAAGACGTTTCAGTGGCACCATCTTGTgtaattgtattaaaataataaaataataaattaatggcGGTGATTGTTGTTGGCATCTATCAACCAATGACAaagctttatttattattttggaaaatttaaataatataaataagaaataaattatttatttaccaagaAAATGaaacacttaatttttttaattgcacaAAATCTTTTGATAACACATTAATTTTAACAGACTTTGTTATCAAGGcgctatgaaaaaaaaaaaaaaaaaaaaatttatatttgacattCCAATGAACCGGCCATGTTGGAGTTTCTAACCATCATCAACATGAGACATATGCACACATTTTTATCACGAGTGTCTGGAGCTGTCTAAAGTAGTCTAAAGTAAAAGTCATTAATCcagaaattaatgaattcaTGAGATAAagaaagtttatttaaatagttcAATATGCCAAAAGCAGATAAACAAATGGATACTGttactgaaaaattaacagACATGTCTGTTGATGATGCAGGTGTTAAAAAAATGTCCCAtaaggaaaagaaaaaaatgaagaaaaagcaGGAATATGAACAGACAGttgaaaaaatgacaaaacttGGTGGACAGGGACATAGTGATTTGGATTCAAATTTTACAGCATCACAAAGTCAAACTCAACAACGTGGTGGACAACAATTAGATAATGCTGTTGATattaaagttgaaaattttacaattgctGCTAAGGGTAATGAACTTTTTAcaaatgcaaatttattaattgcacAAGGTAGACGTTATGGTCTTGTTGGTCCAAATGGGtatgtgtttattaatttaaaatttacaattaaaaaaaatattgataatatatgtgtaatgtaattaatttgtttaaattatagaCATGGTAAAACAACACTATTACGACATTTAGAAAAAAGAGTATTTGCTATTCCTCCAAGTATTGATATATTGTATTGTGAACAAGAAGTTGTTGCTGATGATACACCAGCTGttgaaaatgtattaaatGCTGATGTTAAATGTCGTAAGCTACAAgatgaatgtaaaaaattggAAGAGCTTATGGAAAAAGGTGATGAGACTGTACAAGATAGATATCAAGAAGTATGTGATGAATTAAAAGCAATTGGTGCTGAATCAGCTGAAGCAAGAGCCAGAAGAATATTGGCTGGTCTTGGTTTTAGTAAATCAATGCAAAATCGtgcaactaaaaatttttctggTGGTTGGAGAATGCGTGTATCATTAGCACGTGCATTATTTTTAGAGCCAACATTATTGCTACTTGATGAACCAACAAATCATTTAGATTTAAATGCTGTTATTTGGCTTGATAATTATCTTCAAGGATGGAAAAAAACATTGCTAATTGTTTCTCACGATCaaagttttcttgataatGTTTGTACTGATATTATTCATGttgatcaacaaaaattattttattacaaggGTAATTATactatgtttaaaaaaatgtatgaacaaaaaaaacgtgaaatgataaaagcatatgaaaaacaagaaaaaagaattaaagatTTAAAAGCACATGGACAAAGTAAAAAAGctgctgaaaaaaaacaaaaagaagcTCTTACaagaaaacaagaaaaaaatcgtACAAAAATACAGAAGCAAGAAGAAGATACTGGACCACAAGAACttttacaaaaattcaaagcatatgttgttaaatttgattttccTGATCCACCACCACTTCAACCACCAATTCTTGGtttaaaaggtaaaaaattaactaaaaattattgtcattaatcattgttatacaaataattaattgattgctTGTTTTCAACAGGTGTTACATTTGGTTATGAAGGCCAAAAAcctttatttattgatgttgattttggtattgatttatcatcacGTGTTGCTATTGTTGGACCAAATGGAGTTGGTAAAtctacatttttaaaattacttgttGGTGATTTGACACCACTGGAAGGTGAACTTTGTCGTAATCATAGATTggtaagtttaaattaaacataaaaaaaaaaaaatacactattaagattaaataaaattatttataataattacagaGAATTGGAAGATTTGATCAACATTCTGGTGAGCATTTAACTGCTGAAGAAACACCATCTGAATATCTTCAACGTTTATTTGATTTACAATATGAAAAAGCAAGAAAACAACTTGGTACATTTGGTCTTAGCTCACATGCAcatacaattaaaatgaaagaTTTATCAGGTGGACAAAAAGCACGTGTTGCACTTGCTGAACTTTGTTTAAATGCACCAGATGTTGTTATTCTTGATGAGCCAACTAATAATCTTGATATTGAATCAATTGATGCACTTGCTGatgcaattaataattacaaggGTGGTGTTATCATTGTGTCTCACGACGAACGACTCATCAGAGATACTGACTGTAATTTATATGTTATTGAGGATCAAACAATCAATGAAACTGGTGGTGACTTTGATGATTACAGAGAAGAACTTCTTAAAAGTCTTGGTGAAGTAATAAACAGTCCAAGCATTGCTGCAAATGCTGCTGTTGAACAATGATTAATCTAAATTGATCtatagtttaattaaatatttaacaaattgccTTGCAAATTAGAAACAACAaagattttttcaattatattttttaaatcaatagaaaaaaataaaaaaaatactgataatatttttattgtaaattttaatagaataaaataatgcaatcttgaaattttaaactctgtttttgtcatttgtaattaataaatatttaattataacaaatttatttatttatttatttctattccTCTTTCTCTCCAAGTGGCGCCATCACAATAATATGGTTGATTTGCGcattataattgtaaaaatagataaaactttgcaatacataatattattgatcaaAAGTactacaatttattattataaagtaaaaaatcacCTCAAGAATTATCATATACCCTTTAAAAGTTTGCATAGCATCACATGAGGTAATAATCTTTATTCTAGTAATCTTGATagattttctaaattaaaatttgtaattttttacaggttagtttaatttttggaGTAAGTGAAGTAAATTAACttgattgttgatattatacatatcaaggtcattgataatttatttatttacatgagttatttttttctgtaaataaaaaattgattagaaAGTAAGGACATTTATTatcagtataataaaaaacaaaaccagCTGATGAGCATAAAA is part of the Aphidius gifuensis isolate YNYX2018 linkage group LG1, ASM1490517v1, whole genome shotgun sequence genome and harbors:
- the LOC122847642 gene encoding ATP-binding cassette sub-family F member 1-like translates to MPKADKQMDTVTEKLTDMSVDDAGVKKMSHKEKKKMKKKQEYEQTVEKMTKLGGQGHSDLDSNFTASQSQTQQRGGQQLDNAVDIKVENFTIAAKGNELFTNANLLIAQGRRYGLVGPNGHGKTTLLRHLEKRVFAIPPSIDILYCEQEVVADDTPAVENVLNADVKCRKLQDECKKLEELMEKGDETVQDRYQEVCDELKAIGAESAEARARRILAGLGFSKSMQNRATKNFSGGWRMRVSLARALFLEPTLLLLDEPTNHLDLNAVIWLDNYLQGWKKTLLIVSHDQSFLDNVCTDIIHVDQQKLFYYKGNYTMFKKMYEQKKREMIKAYEKQEKRIKDLKAHGQSKKAAEKKQKEALTRKQEKNRTKIQKQEEDTGPQELLQKFKAYVVKFDFPDPPPLQPPILGLKGVTFGYEGQKPLFIDVDFGIDLSSRVAIVGPNGVGKSTFLKLLVGDLTPLEGELCRNHRLRIGRFDQHSGEHLTAEETPSEYLQRLFDLQYEKARKQLGTFGLSSHAHTIKMKDLSGGQKARVALAELCLNAPDVVILDEPTNNLDIESIDALADAINNYKGGVIIVSHDERLIRDTDCNLYVIEDQTINETGGDFDDYREELLKSLGEVINSPSIAANAAVEQ